One Pseudomonas sp. FP1742 genomic window carries:
- a CDS encoding metal ABC transporter substrate-binding protein: protein MPSSSQRRFLRLLLVGLLACLLTPLASADEAKRLRIGITLHPYYSYVANIVGDKAEVVPLIPAGFNPHAYEPRAEDIKRISGLDVIVLNGVGHDDFADRMIAASETPNIKVIEANENVPLLAATGVAARGAGKVVNPHTFLSISASIAQVNNIARELGKLDPANAKTYTQNARAYGKRLRQMRADALAKLTQAPNAELRVATVHAAYDYLLREFGLEVTAVVEPAHGIEPSPSQLKKTIDQLRELDVKVIFSEMDFPSTYVDTIQRESGVKLYPLSHISYGEYTADKYEKEMTGNLNTVVRAIQESGA, encoded by the coding sequence ATGCCTAGTTCATCTCAACGTCGTTTTTTGCGCCTGCTGCTGGTCGGCCTGCTTGCCTGTTTGCTGACGCCTCTGGCCAGTGCCGACGAAGCCAAGCGTCTGCGCATCGGCATCACCCTGCACCCTTATTACAGCTACGTGGCCAATATCGTCGGCGACAAGGCCGAAGTGGTGCCGTTGATTCCGGCCGGTTTCAACCCGCACGCCTATGAGCCCCGCGCCGAGGACATCAAACGCATCAGCGGGCTCGACGTGATCGTACTCAACGGCGTGGGCCATGACGACTTCGCCGACCGCATGATCGCCGCCAGCGAAACCCCGAATATCAAAGTGATCGAAGCCAACGAAAACGTGCCGCTGCTGGCCGCCACCGGCGTCGCAGCCCGGGGTGCCGGCAAGGTTGTTAATCCGCACACCTTCCTGTCGATCAGCGCCTCGATTGCCCAAGTCAACAACATCGCCCGCGAGTTGGGCAAGCTCGACCCGGCCAACGCCAAGACCTACACCCAGAATGCCCGCGCCTACGGTAAGCGCCTGCGGCAGATGCGCGCCGATGCCCTGGCCAAACTGACCCAGGCGCCGAACGCCGAGCTGCGCGTGGCCACGGTCCATGCCGCCTACGACTACCTGCTGCGCGAGTTCGGCCTGGAAGTCACCGCCGTGGTCGAGCCGGCACACGGCATCGAACCCAGCCCCAGCCAGTTGAAAAAGACCATCGATCAACTGCGGGAACTGGACGTGAAAGTGATCTTCTCGGAGATGGATTTCCCGTCCACCTACGTCGATACCATCCAGCGTGAATCCGGGGTGAAGCTGTATCCGCTGTCGCACATTTCCTATGGCGAATACACCGCCGACAAGTACGAAAAGGAAATGACCGGCAACCTCAATACCGTGGTTCGGGCGATTCAGGAGTCCGGCGCATGA
- a CDS encoding thiamine pyrophosphate-binding protein: protein MSQVAVEKPRSPLSRFWHTWRFHLNVLLLLVPLGFMPKYFSDAALFRGDTGLGEREIGEVQVGPWSLRLAELRNAAPVADGPAGYLKSFNAALCDSCRDQVKATYLRIGKPRSLRAAGVIFFGTPYHMGAALPVPEKTKNDAELWITMEGWDGAMHQASIPLSQASPATVAWLNRQGGKP from the coding sequence ATGAGTCAGGTTGCCGTAGAAAAACCGCGCTCGCCGCTAAGCCGCTTCTGGCACACATGGCGCTTCCACCTCAACGTGCTGCTGTTGCTGGTGCCGCTGGGGTTCATGCCCAAATACTTCTCCGACGCAGCGCTGTTTCGCGGTGACACCGGCCTGGGTGAGCGGGAAATCGGCGAAGTTCAGGTCGGCCCCTGGAGCCTGCGCCTGGCCGAATTGCGCAACGCAGCCCCCGTAGCCGACGGCCCGGCCGGCTACTTGAAATCCTTCAATGCTGCGCTCTGCGACAGCTGTCGCGATCAGGTCAAGGCGACTTACCTGCGCATTGGCAAACCGCGCAGCCTGCGCGCCGCCGGGGTGATTTTCTTCGGCACGCCCTACCACATGGGCGCCGCGCTGCCGGTACCGGAAAAGACCAAAAACGACGCTGAACTGTGGATCACCATGGAGGGCTGGGACGGCGCCATGCATCAAGCCTCCATCCCCCTGAGCCAGGCGTCCCCGGCCACCGTCGCATGGCTGAACAGACAAGGAGGCAAACCATGA
- a CDS encoding DUF6162 family protein: MTTPTTQVVRPAGAGHETLYVLLLCLMILAVAGSVVAWRHESQEVSSVGSHQLDARRDLSASEQGIYADLRVTLDEIHLLREEQQALPTPATLADEGFAPFARDASSVSRGGHAWQLLDAKAYFGQSQAPTVAGSFLMRLTADDDAPDVWLNRSKALAPPTDLTDAALESAGWQQIVAQFDAGVTRQHRH; this comes from the coding sequence ATTACCACGCCAACCACCCAAGTAGTGCGCCCGGCCGGCGCCGGCCATGAAACCCTCTATGTGTTGCTGTTGTGCCTGATGATCCTGGCGGTGGCCGGCTCGGTGGTCGCCTGGCGCCATGAGTCCCAGGAAGTGAGCAGCGTCGGCAGCCATCAACTGGATGCCCGCCGCGACCTGAGCGCATCCGAGCAAGGTATTTACGCAGACCTGCGGGTCACGCTGGATGAAATCCACCTGTTGCGCGAGGAACAACAAGCACTGCCCACACCCGCCACCCTCGCCGATGAAGGTTTCGCGCCGTTTGCCCGGGACGCCAGTTCCGTCAGCCGTGGCGGTCATGCCTGGCAATTGCTGGACGCCAAGGCGTACTTCGGCCAGAGCCAGGCACCCACCGTGGCCGGCTCGTTCCTGATGCGTTTGACCGCTGACGACGATGCGCCAGACGTCTGGCTCAACCGCTCCAAAGCCCTCGCGCCCCCGACTGATCTGACTGACGCCGCGCTCGAAAGCGCCGGCTGGCAGCAGATCGTCGCGCAATTCGATGCCGGGGTCACCCGCCAGCATCGGCACTGA
- a CDS encoding metal ABC transporter ATP-binding protein → MLADQPLSRASPLPRVSGPTLDFADVSLTLGRTTILDKVTFEVRPGSVHALVGPNGGGKSSLIKTLLGQMPHLGRLSLQWPGEPGTIGYVPQALEFDRGLPMTVDDFMAAMCQRRPAFLGLSKHYAAAIGQALERVGMQDKRKRRMGALSGGERQRVLLAQGLIPAPQLLVLDEPMSALDEAGIQVFERLLGDWRQSGITVLWIEHDLEAVGRLADRVTGLNRRVLFDAAPKQALTPERLLTLFSTHPRSAA, encoded by the coding sequence ATGTTGGCTGACCAACCGCTTTCGCGAGCAAGCCCGCTCCCACGGGTTTCGGGGCCGACGCTGGATTTTGCCGATGTCAGCCTGACGCTGGGTCGCACAACGATCCTCGACAAGGTGACCTTCGAGGTCCGGCCCGGCAGCGTGCATGCCCTGGTCGGCCCGAACGGTGGCGGCAAGAGTTCGCTGATCAAGACCCTGCTCGGGCAGATGCCGCATCTGGGGCGCTTGAGCCTGCAATGGCCCGGCGAACCAGGGACCATCGGCTACGTGCCGCAAGCGCTGGAGTTTGATCGCGGTTTGCCAATGACCGTCGACGACTTCATGGCGGCCATGTGTCAGCGCCGCCCGGCGTTCCTCGGTTTGAGCAAGCATTACGCAGCGGCCATCGGCCAGGCCCTGGAACGAGTGGGCATGCAGGACAAACGCAAACGGCGCATGGGCGCGCTGTCCGGCGGTGAGCGCCAGCGGGTTTTACTGGCCCAAGGGCTGATTCCGGCGCCGCAATTGCTCGTGCTCGACGAACCGATGTCGGCCCTCGACGAGGCTGGCATTCAAGTGTTCGAACGGCTGCTGGGCGACTGGCGCCAGAGCGGCATCACCGTGCTGTGGATCGAGCATGACCTGGAGGCCGTCGGACGCCTGGCGGACCGGGTCACCGGGCTCAATCGCCGGGTGTTGTTCGATGCCGCGCCGAAACAGGCACTGACCCCGGAGCGACTGCTGACCTTGTTCTCGACCCATCCCCGGAGCGCTGCCTGA
- a CDS encoding cysteine desulfurase family protein: protein MNKRPLYFDYAATTPVDERVIQVMVECLGFSGNFGNPASSSHAFGQQARQSVEQARRQVAELVGAQAGQIVWTSGATESNNLALKGVAQARGVSGGHIITSQIEHKAILDTAKQLQDAGVAVTYLVPDAEGLITPQAVSEAMREDTFMVSLMLVNNELGTVNDVPAIGQVVRDRDALFHVDAAQGAGKVAIDLARWPVDLMSFSAHKVYGPKGIGALYVGPRAQQRLQAQIHGGGHEGGLRSGTLATHQIAAMGVAFALAAQLFDEEKATIARLRERLLEPLLSIPGVRLNGSATQRIPHTLSLTFNEGEFNSAALSASIAFSATSACNSASNAPSHVLLALGHDARSAGRTIRLSLGRFTTEQDIDQAVHLIKTATASAPAFWATGP, encoded by the coding sequence ATGAATAAACGTCCGTTGTATTTCGACTACGCCGCCACCACACCGGTGGATGAGCGGGTCATCCAGGTCATGGTCGAGTGTCTGGGGTTTAGCGGTAACTTCGGCAATCCGGCATCCAGCTCCCATGCCTTCGGCCAGCAGGCCCGGCAATCGGTCGAGCAGGCACGGCGCCAGGTCGCCGAACTGGTCGGCGCCCAGGCCGGGCAGATCGTCTGGACCTCCGGTGCCACCGAATCCAACAACCTTGCCCTCAAGGGCGTGGCCCAGGCCCGCGGCGTGTCCGGCGGCCACATCATCACCAGCCAGATCGAACACAAGGCGATTCTCGATACCGCAAAACAATTGCAGGACGCGGGTGTTGCCGTGACGTATCTGGTGCCCGATGCCGAAGGTCTGATTACCCCTCAAGCGGTCAGCGAGGCGATGCGCGAAGACACCTTCATGGTGTCGCTGATGCTGGTCAACAATGAATTGGGCACCGTCAACGACGTCCCGGCTATTGGTCAGGTGGTGCGTGATCGGGATGCGTTGTTCCACGTCGATGCGGCCCAGGGCGCGGGCAAAGTGGCGATCGACCTGGCCCGGTGGCCGGTGGATTTGATGTCATTCTCGGCGCACAAGGTCTATGGCCCCAAAGGCATCGGCGCGCTGTATGTCGGGCCTCGCGCACAACAGCGTCTGCAGGCGCAGATCCATGGCGGCGGTCACGAGGGCGGGTTGCGTTCCGGCACTCTGGCGACACACCAGATTGCCGCAATGGGAGTGGCCTTCGCGTTGGCGGCGCAACTGTTCGATGAAGAAAAAGCCACCATCGCGCGCCTGCGCGAACGCTTGCTTGAGCCACTGCTGAGCATTCCCGGCGTTCGCCTCAATGGCAGCGCGACCCAGCGCATTCCTCACACCTTGAGCCTGACCTTCAACGAAGGCGAGTTCAATTCTGCAGCGTTGAGTGCCTCGATCGCGTTTTCCGCGACCTCGGCCTGTAATTCCGCCAGCAATGCGCCGTCCCATGTGCTGCTGGCCCTGGGGCACGACGCGCGCTCGGCCGGTCGCACCATCCGCTTGAGCCTGGGTCGTTTTACCACCGAGCAGGATATCGACCAGGCAGTACATCTGATCAAAACGGCCACCGCCAGTGCTCCGGCATTCTGGGCGACAGGTCCTTAA
- a CDS encoding PepSY domain-containing protein → MSKKSRSKLWFLVHSWLALPIWFFVLIVCVTGTLAVVSQEIVWLANPQMRASAPSDDAPLLSYDQIIAAIKKAEPQTLVESINRPDESHFALDVKVSYPDGRSVTVYVNPYSGAIQGTAPPFNFQAFTRALHGWWLVPFTNGYSWGWYLVSFLGLPMLASLVTGLVVYKRFWKGFLRPTLRIRHGARIFWGDFHRLSGIWSIWFIAVISVTSTWFMIEAILFDNHISISTAPVAPVVPRESVPLTVDGAPAPMISLESAIREAKERIPGLEDSSVSLPANAYSHLLVSGRSWYPLIYQSAEVNPYTGDISATRLLSDRSGLELVTESMRPLHTGDFGGIWIKLIWFFFGLVLSMMVLSGLLIWTKRTALATANALKRSNKRPRIAVANRPAMGREATEVRQ, encoded by the coding sequence ATGTCGAAGAAATCCCGCTCAAAACTCTGGTTTCTGGTCCATAGCTGGCTGGCCCTGCCCATCTGGTTTTTTGTATTGATCGTCTGCGTGACCGGCACGCTGGCGGTGGTCAGTCAGGAAATCGTCTGGCTGGCCAACCCGCAAATGCGCGCCAGCGCGCCTTCGGACGACGCGCCGCTGCTCAGCTATGACCAGATCATCGCCGCCATCAAGAAGGCCGAACCCCAGACGCTGGTCGAAAGTATCAACCGTCCCGACGAGTCGCATTTCGCCCTGGACGTAAAGGTCAGTTACCCGGACGGACGCTCGGTGACGGTCTATGTGAACCCCTACAGCGGGGCGATTCAGGGCACCGCTCCACCCTTCAACTTCCAGGCCTTCACTCGCGCACTGCATGGCTGGTGGCTGGTGCCATTCACCAACGGCTACAGCTGGGGCTGGTATCTGGTGTCGTTCCTCGGCTTGCCGATGCTGGCTTCACTGGTGACGGGGCTGGTGGTCTACAAACGGTTCTGGAAAGGCTTCTTGCGACCGACCCTGCGCATTCGTCATGGCGCGCGGATTTTCTGGGGCGACTTTCACCGGCTCAGCGGCATCTGGTCGATCTGGTTCATTGCGGTGATTTCCGTCACCAGCACCTGGTTCATGATCGAAGCGATCCTGTTCGATAACCATATTTCGATTTCCACCGCGCCGGTCGCCCCCGTCGTCCCGCGTGAGAGCGTGCCGCTCACCGTCGATGGCGCACCAGCACCGATGATCAGCCTGGAAAGCGCGATCCGCGAGGCCAAGGAACGCATTCCCGGCCTGGAAGACAGCTCTGTCAGCCTGCCCGCCAATGCCTATAGCCACCTTTTGGTGAGCGGGCGCAGTTGGTACCCGCTGATCTATCAGAGCGCCGAGGTCAACCCTTACACCGGTGACATCTCCGCCACACGCCTGCTGTCGGATCGTTCGGGTCTGGAGCTGGTGACCGAATCCATGCGTCCGCTGCACACCGGCGATTTCGGCGGCATCTGGATCAAGCTGATCTGGTTCTTCTTCGGCCTGGTCCTGAGCATGATGGTGCTCAGCGGCCTGTTGATCTGGACCAAACGCACCGCCCTGGCCACGGCCAACGCGCTCAAGCGCAGCAACAAGCGTCCACGGATTGCAGTGGCCAATCGGCCGGCCATGGGCCGCGAAGCCACGGAGGTCCGCCAATGA
- a CDS encoding metal ABC transporter permease: MSYEAFRLMVQGWASSGYLPEALAYGFVVNALLAGLLIGPVLGGLGTLVVVKRFAFFSEAVGHAALTGVAIGILLGEPYTGPYGSLFGYCLLFGILLNYLRNRTGLAPDTLIGVFLSVSLALGASLLLILAGKINVHILENVLFGSVLTVNGNDLLVLAIVGSLVMALALPLYNRIMLASFNPQLAAVRGVAVKTLDYLFVILVTLITVAAVKVIGAILVGALLVIPAAAARLLSQSLKGFFWCSVLIATVSTLCGILAPIVFDLPIPSGAAIILVAGIAFALAAIARGIVPSLKGNLG, encoded by the coding sequence ATGAGTTACGAAGCTTTTCGTTTGATGGTCCAGGGTTGGGCCTCGTCGGGTTACCTGCCGGAAGCGCTGGCCTATGGATTTGTGGTCAACGCCCTGCTCGCCGGCCTGCTGATCGGCCCGGTGCTGGGCGGTTTGGGGACGCTGGTGGTGGTCAAGCGCTTCGCGTTTTTCTCCGAGGCGGTGGGGCACGCGGCGTTGACGGGCGTGGCCATCGGCATTCTGCTCGGCGAACCCTACACCGGGCCTTACGGCAGCCTGTTCGGTTACTGCCTGCTGTTCGGGATTTTGCTGAACTACCTGCGCAACCGTACGGGACTGGCGCCGGATACATTGATCGGTGTGTTTCTGTCGGTGTCGTTGGCGCTGGGTGCCAGCCTGTTGTTGATTCTGGCAGGCAAGATCAACGTGCATATTCTGGAAAACGTGCTGTTCGGCTCGGTGCTGACGGTCAACGGTAACGACCTGCTGGTGTTGGCCATCGTCGGTTCGCTGGTCATGGCACTGGCCCTGCCGCTGTATAACCGCATCATGCTCGCCAGTTTCAACCCGCAACTGGCGGCGGTACGCGGGGTGGCGGTGAAGACCCTGGATTATCTGTTCGTGATCCTGGTGACCTTGATCACCGTGGCGGCGGTGAAAGTCATCGGCGCGATTCTGGTCGGCGCCCTGTTGGTGATTCCAGCGGCGGCCGCGCGCTTGCTCAGCCAGTCGTTGAAGGGCTTCTTCTGGTGTTCGGTGCTGATTGCCACGGTGAGTACGCTGTGCGGCATTCTCGCGCCAATAGTGTTTGACCTGCCTATCCCGTCCGGTGCCGCGATCATTCTGGTGGCCGGTATCGCCTTCGCCCTGGCCGCGATCGCTCGCGGCATTGTCCCCAGCCTGAAAGGGAATCTCGGATAA
- a CDS encoding sigma-54-dependent Fis family transcriptional regulator yields the protein MQLLTLPPSPALATSIRATAQVFEDPKSQALLAHLQQVAPSEASVLIIGETGTGKELVARHIHDLSARRNRPFVAVNCGAFSESLVEAELFGHEKGAFTGALSAKAGWFEEADGGTLFLDEIGDLPMAIQVKLLRVLQEREVVRLGSRKSIPINVRVLAATNVQLEKAINAGHFREDLYYRLDVVNLELSPLRERPGDILPLTRHFIEAYSRRLGYGSITISKEAEHKLRSYSWPGNIRELENVIHHTLLICRNGVIERDDLRLSNMRIERQDDYHTSVDDSPEALLDRAFQKLFEEQAGALHEKVEDALLRAAYRFSHYNQVHTAALLGLSRNVTRTRLIKIGELAVNKRRPAENLQGERLMQLSI from the coding sequence ATGCAACTGCTGACCTTACCGCCTTCGCCCGCGCTGGCTACGTCGATCCGCGCCACCGCGCAAGTGTTCGAAGACCCTAAATCCCAGGCCTTGCTCGCCCACTTGCAGCAGGTCGCGCCGAGTGAAGCCAGCGTGCTGATCATCGGCGAAACCGGTACCGGTAAAGAGCTGGTGGCGCGGCACATCCACGATCTAAGCGCCCGTCGCAACCGGCCGTTCGTGGCGGTCAACTGTGGCGCGTTCTCCGAATCGCTGGTGGAGGCCGAGTTGTTCGGCCATGAAAAAGGTGCCTTCACCGGTGCACTGAGCGCCAAGGCCGGTTGGTTCGAAGAGGCCGATGGCGGCACTCTGTTTCTCGACGAAATCGGTGATCTGCCGATGGCAATTCAAGTTAAGTTGCTGCGGGTGTTGCAGGAACGCGAAGTGGTGCGCCTGGGATCGCGCAAGAGCATTCCGATCAACGTACGGGTGCTGGCGGCAACCAATGTCCAACTGGAGAAAGCCATTAATGCCGGGCACTTTCGCGAAGACCTGTATTACCGCCTCGACGTGGTCAACCTGGAACTGAGCCCATTGCGCGAACGCCCCGGCGATATCCTGCCGCTGACCCGGCATTTCATCGAAGCCTACAGCCGGCGCCTGGGTTACGGCAGCATCACCATCAGCAAAGAGGCCGAACACAAACTGCGTAGCTACAGTTGGCCGGGCAACATTCGCGAACTGGAAAACGTCATTCATCACACCCTGCTGATCTGCCGCAACGGTGTCATCGAGCGCGATGACCTGCGCCTGTCGAACATGCGTATCGAACGTCAGGACGACTACCACACCAGCGTCGACGACTCACCGGAAGCCTTGCTCGATCGAGCCTTTCAAAAGCTCTTCGAGGAACAGGCCGGCGCGCTCCATGAAAAAGTCGAAGATGCCTTGCTGCGAGCGGCCTACCGTTTCAGCCATTACAACCAGGTGCACACCGCCGCCCTGCTGGGGCTGAGCCGCAATGTGACGCGCACTCGCCTGATCAAGATCGGCGAACTGGCGGTGAACAAACGCCGCCCCGCGGAGAACCTGCAGGGTGAGCGCTTGATGCAGTTGTCGATTTAG
- a CDS encoding metal ABC transporter solute-binding protein, Zn/Mn family — translation MCFSLRQLTLAVALCGLANTGFAADSAKPLHVLASLPITYGLGEVLLKGTEIKLERAAPDNLPGSRQTAYFTGRGAPALAKLATDADAVIGLRSLWADDPLYPISRRSNIRIVEVDAARPVDGALPGIAVQPGSKVDGLNSQPWLSSNNMGRMADVMAADLVRLAPEAKPTIEANLAALKQRLLKLSADSESRLANADNLSVMSLSDHFGYLIGGLNLELIGLDARPDAEWTPEALKQLGVMLKDNDVAVVLHHRQPPDALKAAISQAGSRLVVLSVDAADPVAELEENVDRVIKGLSGV, via the coding sequence ATGTGTTTTTCTTTGCGTCAACTGACCCTGGCCGTAGCCCTGTGCGGCCTGGCCAATACTGGCTTTGCGGCGGACAGCGCCAAACCGCTGCACGTGCTGGCGTCCTTGCCGATCACCTATGGTCTGGGCGAAGTGTTGCTCAAAGGCACCGAAATCAAACTGGAACGGGCCGCTCCAGACAATCTCCCCGGCAGCCGACAGACCGCCTATTTCACCGGTCGTGGCGCTCCGGCGCTGGCCAAGCTGGCGACCGACGCCGATGCCGTGATTGGTCTGCGTTCCCTGTGGGCGGATGATCCGCTGTACCCGATATCCCGGCGCAGCAATATTCGTATCGTCGAAGTCGACGCCGCCCGCCCGGTGGACGGCGCCCTGCCCGGCATCGCCGTGCAGCCCGGCAGCAAGGTCGACGGTTTAAACAGCCAGCCGTGGCTTTCCAGCAACAACATGGGGCGCATGGCGGACGTGATGGCGGCGGACCTGGTGCGCCTCGCGCCCGAGGCCAAGCCGACCATCGAGGCCAACCTGGCGGCGCTCAAACAGCGCCTTCTCAAACTCAGTGCCGATAGCGAGTCACGGTTGGCCAATGCCGATAACCTGAGCGTGATGAGCCTGAGCGATCATTTCGGCTACTTGATCGGCGGCCTCAACCTGGAGTTGATCGGCCTCGACGCACGACCGGATGCCGAGTGGACGCCTGAAGCGCTCAAGCAGTTGGGTGTGATGCTCAAGGACAATGACGTGGCGGTGGTGTTGCATCATCGGCAGCCGCCGGACGCGCTGAAAGCGGCGATCTCACAGGCAGGTAGCCGGTTGGTGGTGTTGAGTGTCGATGCGGCGGATCCGGTGGCCGAGTTGGAAGAGAATGTGGATCGGGTGATCAAGGGGTTGAGCGGGGTGTAG
- a CDS encoding LysE family translocator, which translates to MTLSLDLLLGFALFALVTSITPGPNNTMLLASGVNFGFNRTIPHMLGITCGFFVLVVAVGFGLGTVFQTYPLLYTVLRYVGAAYLLYLAWKIARSGPVAEGEQGEGKPISYLGAAAFQWVNPKAWIMAIGAISTYTPMQGYFTNVIVIAAVFALINLPSVGVWAGCGTLLRNVLRDRRWLRLFNWGMALLLVASLYPLLLESFS; encoded by the coding sequence ATGACGCTTTCGCTCGATCTGCTGCTGGGCTTTGCCCTGTTCGCCCTTGTTACCTCGATTACTCCGGGCCCGAACAACACCATGTTGCTGGCCTCAGGGGTGAATTTCGGCTTTAACCGCACCATCCCCCACATGCTCGGTATTACCTGCGGCTTCTTCGTATTGGTGGTGGCTGTCGGTTTCGGCCTGGGCACGGTGTTTCAAACCTATCCATTGCTTTACACCGTATTGCGTTATGTCGGCGCGGCATATTTGCTGTACCTGGCGTGGAAGATTGCGCGTTCCGGGCCGGTAGCCGAGGGTGAGCAGGGCGAGGGCAAGCCGATCAGTTATTTGGGCGCGGCGGCGTTTCAATGGGTCAATCCCAAGGCCTGGATCATGGCCATCGGCGCTATCAGCACTTACACGCCAATGCAGGGCTATTTCACCAATGTGATTGTGATTGCTGCGGTCTTCGCCTTGATCAACCTGCCGAGCGTCGGTGTGTGGGCCGGTTGTGGCACGCTGTTGCGTAACGTGCTGCGCGATCGCCGCTGGTTGCGGTTGTTCAACTGGGGCATGGCCCTGTTGTTGGTGGCTTCGTTGTATCCGTTGTTGCTCGAAAGTTTTAGCTGA
- a CDS encoding MbtH family protein — translation MTSVFDREDILFQVVVNHEEQYSIWPDYKAVPQGWRTVGKSGLKKECLAYIEEVWTDMRPLSLRQKMEEQAVVAH, via the coding sequence ATGACGTCAGTATTCGACCGCGAGGACATCCTCTTTCAGGTCGTGGTCAACCACGAAGAGCAATACTCGATCTGGCCCGACTACAAAGCCGTGCCGCAAGGCTGGCGCACCGTGGGCAAGAGCGGCCTGAAAAAGGAATGCCTGGCCTACATCGAAGAGGTCTGGACCGACATGCGTCCGCTGAGCCTGCGTCAGAAAATGGAAGAGCAGGCAGTCGTGGCTCACTGA
- a CDS encoding VOC family protein: protein MSVKPIPEGYHSITPYLGIQKAAEAIDFYKKAFGATEVMRLAMPDGGIGHAELRIGDCPIMLGTPCDQGPLSNPDKSPSVGLHLYVNDVDKSYKQAIDAGATVVSEVKDQFYGDRSGTLKDPYGHLWFLAMRKEDLTQEQIEQRAKEMFKQG from the coding sequence ATGAGTGTCAAACCCATTCCAGAGGGCTATCACAGCATCACGCCTTATCTGGGCATTCAGAAAGCTGCCGAAGCCATCGACTTCTACAAAAAAGCCTTTGGTGCCACCGAAGTCATGCGCCTGGCCATGCCTGACGGCGGCATCGGGCATGCCGAACTGCGTATCGGCGATTGCCCGATCATGCTGGGCACACCCTGCGACCAGGGGCCTTTGAGCAACCCGGACAAATCGCCGTCCGTGGGCCTGCATTTGTATGTGAATGACGTGGACAAGTCCTATAAACAGGCCATCGATGCCGGTGCCACGGTGGTGTCCGAGGTCAAGGATCAGTTTTATGGCGACCGCTCGGGGACGTTGAAGGATCCTTACGGGCATCTGTGGTTTCTGGCCATGCGCAAGGAGGATTTGACTCAGGAACAGATCGAACAGCGGGCGAAGGAGATGTTCAAGCAGGGTTGA